One window from the genome of Malus domestica chromosome 01, GDT2T_hap1 encodes:
- the LOC103432283 gene encoding uncharacterized protein translates to MASGLVMEPVPITSQKHDPAWKHCQMFKIGERVQLKCIYCNKLFKGGGIHRIKEHLAGQKGNASTCLRVPPDVRAQMQQSLDGVVLKKRNRQKLDEEITNINPSPHGEAEPIADQSDVSNGGQLIGVPEALEHNSGLLGNQEGMTSGRSLGRRKRGRGKSSFAGHSALVVSNSAALGSPKVNNFVHEAIGRFLYDIGAPPDAVNSAYFQPMIDAIASGGSRVVPPTYHDIRSWILKNSVEEVRNSIDKHRETWGRTGCSVLVDQWNTESGNVLLSFLVYCPEGTVFWESVDASDIINSPDALYELLRRVVEEVGVKDVLQVITSSEEQYMVAGRRLTDTFPALYWTPCAARCLDLILEDFGNIEWINTVIEQARSITKFVYNHSAVLNMVRRSTFGNDIVEPGATRFATNFTTLKRLVDLKHCVQVMVTSQEWMDSLYSKEPGGLEMLDLVNNQSFWSSCILIVHLTDPLLRVLRMVGSEKRPAMGYVYAGMYWAKETIKKELIKREEYMVYWNIIDQRWEQLWHSPLYSAGFYLNPKIFYSIKGDIHSDIVSGTFDCIERLVPDTNVQDQIIKELNLYKSAAGDFRRKMAIRARDTLLPAEWWSTYGGGCPNLTRLAIRILSQTCSSIGCRRNENPFGKAHNTRNCLERQRISDLVFVRYNLRLKQMVGKNIGQDVMDPISFENISMTEDWVTGKDMCLDDNGSSDWMELDSNSVSTMLLGPSNDDADDLGSGFDDYEIFSRAKDGEEENVEDSVENR, encoded by the exons ATGGCTTCTGGTCTGGTAATGGAGCCCGTGCCGATAACGTCACAAAAGCACGACCCGGCATGGAAACACTGTCAAATGTTTAAGATTGGGGAGAGGGTTCAGCTGAAGTGCATATATTGTAACAAATTGTTTAAGGGTGGTGGGATTCATAGGATTAAGGAACACCTTGCCGGTCAGAAGGGTAATGCGTCGACTTGTCTGAGAGTTCCGCCGGATGTTCGGGCTCAAATGCAGCAGAGTCTAGATGGGGTAGTGCTGAAGAAGAGGAATAGGCAGAAGCTTGATGAGGAGATTACTAACATTAATCCCTCACCTCATGGTGAGGCAGAGCCGATTGCTGATCAGAGTGATGTGAGTAATGGGGGTCAGTTGATTGGAGTTCCCGAGGCGCTTGAGCACAATTCGGGGTTGTTGGGGAACCAAGAAGGAATGACAAGTGGGAGGAGTTTGGGGAGAAGGAAAAGGGGGAGAGGCAAAAGTTCTTTTGCAGGACATAGTGCTCTTGTTGTTAGTAATAGTGCTGCTTTAGGTTCTCCAAAGGTGAACAATTTTGTTCACGAGGCAATTGGAAGGTTTTTGTATGATATTGGGGCGCCTCCAGATGCAGTGAACTCTGCGTATTTCCAACCGATGATTGATGCAATTGCTTCAGGTGGTTCAAGGGTTGTGCCTCCTACGTACCATGATATTCGTAGTTGGATATTGAAGAATTCAGTTGAAGAAGTGAGGAACAGTATTGATAAACATAGGGAAACGTGGGGAAGAACGGGTTGTTCAGTCTTGGTCGATCAGTGGAACACAGAGTCAGGTAACGTTTTGCTAAGTTTTTTGGTGTACTGTCCTGAAGGAACAGTTTTTTGGGAATCTGTTGATGCATCAGACATTATAAATTCCCCGGATGCGCTTTACGAACTGCTTAGGAGAGTGGTAGAGGAAGTTGGAGTAAAAGATGTGCTGCAAGTGATTACTagtagtgaagagcaatatatGGTTGCGGGGAGGAGGTTGACTGATACTTTCCCTGCGCTATATTGGACTCCATGTGCAGCTCGGTGCTTAGATTTAATACTCGAAGATTTTGGTAATATTGAGTGGATAAATACGGTCATTGAACAAGCAAGATCCATTACAAAGTTTGTGTACAATCATAGTGCAGTGTTGAATATGGTCAGAAGGTCTACTTTTGGCAATGATATAGTAGAACCAGGCGCCACTCGCTTCGCTACAAACTTTACAACATTAAAACGACTGGTTGATCTAAAACACTGCGTACAGGTCATGGTTACTTCGCAGGAGTGGATGGACTCCCTATATTCAAAGGAACCGGGGGGACTGGAGATGTTGGACCTTGTTAATAATCAGTCATTTTGGTCCTCATGCATCTTGATTGTTCATCTGACAGATCCTCTCTTGCGAGTTTTGAGAATGGTTGGTAGTGAGAAGAGGCCTGCAATGGGATACGTGTATGCTGGAATGTATTGGGCAAAAGAAACAATTAAGAAAGAACTCATTAAGAGGGAGGAGTACATGGTATACTGGAATATCATAGATCAACGATGGGAACAGCTGTGGCATTCTCCTCTTTATTCTGCAGGCTTCTACCTTAACCCCAAAATATTTTACAGTATCAAAGGAGATATACATAGTGATATTGTCTCGGGTACTTTTGATTGCATCGAGCGATTGGTTCCTGATACAAATGTCCAAGATCAAATCATCAAAGAGCTAAATTTGTACAAGAGTGCTGCTGGAGATTTTCGAAGGAAGATGGCAATTAGGGCTAGAGACACTCTGCTTCCTG CTGAATGGTGGTCAACATATGGAGGAGGTTGCCCAAATTTGACACGCTTGGCAATCCGAATTCTCAGTCAAACTTGCAGTTCGATTGGCTGCAGGCGAAATGAGAATCCTTTTGGGAAAGCACACAACACAAGGAACTGCCTTGAGCGTCAACGTATCAGTGACCTCGTCTTTGTTCGTTATAACTTGCGACTGAAACAAAT GGTTGGTAAGAACATCGGACAAGATGTTATGGATCCCATATCATTTGAAAACATTAGCATGACCGAAGACTGGGTTACCGGGAAGGACATGTGCTTAGATGACAATGGGAGTTCCGACTGGATGGAACTCGATTCAAACTCTGTAAGCACAATGCTTCTAGGGCCATCAAATGATGATGCCGATGACTTGGGCTCTG GGTTTGACGATTATGAGATCTTCAGTAGAGCAAAAGACGGTGAAGAGGAAAATGTTGAAGACAGCGTAGAAAATCGTTAG
- the LOC103433896 gene encoding L-type lectin-domain containing receptor kinase S.4-like, producing the protein MGFQRLILCWVFLLFLPNPTKTQLDQELYLNGFNGVSNSSNMSLNGVASIEPNGMLKLTNDTLRVLGHAFYSAPVRFKSSTDGKAFSFSTSFVFTIVPQYPKLGGHGLAFIISPSKSLPGSLPSQYLGILNSTVVGNFSNHIFAVEFDTVKDFEFGDINDNHVGIDINTLASNKSTPAGFFSGGNSTKENLNLKSGLPIQAWVDYDSVKNQVTVMLSPYSIKPRSPILTFDVDLSPILKDFMYVGFSASTGLLASSHYVSGWSFKMNGEAKSLDLEALPKLPRRKKKHSSALIVGVSLSVLVFFILAAGLGFYIVHRIKNAEVIEPWELDIGPHRFRYNDLKQATRGFRDKEVIGFGGFGKVYKGTLPNSETQVAVKRISNESRQGLQEFVSEIATIGRLRHRNLAQLLGWCRRRGDLLLVYDFMPNGSLDKYLFEKPKAILSWEQRFKIAQNVASGLLYLHEGWEQTVIHRDIKAGNVLLDSEMNGRLGDFGLAKLYEHGANPTTTRVAGTLGYLAPELTRTGKPTPSSDVFALGALLLELVCGRRPIEPKALPEELILVDWVWEKWMAGLILEVVDHRLGGEFDDLEAVVVLKLGLMCSNNSPRARPTMRQVVRYLEGEAALPDAVASPGAYDGKKGGSDGGGTGGEF; encoded by the coding sequence ATGGGATTCCAAAGACTCATACTTTGCTGggttttcctcctcttcctcccaAACCCAACAAAAACCCAGCTCGACCAAGAGCTCTACTTAAACGGCTTCAATGGCGTCTCCAACAGCAGCAACATGAGCTTAAACGGCGTCGCATCAATCGAGCCCAACGGCATGCTAAAGCTCACAAACGACACTCTCAGAGTCCTCGGCCACGCCTTCTACTCCGCCCCAGTCCGATTCAAAAGCTCTACCGACGGCAAAGCCTTTTCCTTCTCCACCTCCTTCGTATTCACCATCGTCCCGCAGTACCCAAAGCTCGGCGGCCACGGCCTTGCCTTCATAATCTCGCCGTCGAAATCGCTCCCGGGATCCCTCCCCAGCCAGTACCTCGGCATCCTCAACTCCACCGTCGTCGGCAACTTCTCCAACCACATCTTTGCCGTCGAATTCGACACAGTCAAGGACTTCGAATTCGGGGACATCAACGACAACCATGTCGGAATCGATATCAACACCCTGGCTTCCAACAAATCGACCCCAGCCGGGTTTTTCAGCGGTGGAAATTCGACGAAAGAGAACCTCAATCTCAAGAGTGGACTGCCGATCCAGGCCTGGGTCGATTACGATTCGGTGAAAAATCAAGTCACTGTCATGCTTTCACCCTATTCGATCAAACCCAGATCCCCGATTTTAACATTCGATGTCGATCTTTCTCCaattttgaaagattttatgTACGTTGGGTTCTCTGCTTCGACCGGGTTGCTTGCCAGCTCCCACTACGTCTCCGGTTGGAGCTTTAAGATGAACGGAGAAGCCAAATCTCTGGATTTAGAAGCTCTGCCTAAACTTCCCCGCCGTAAAAAGAAGCATTCATCAGCGCTGATCGTTGGCGTTTCTCTttctgttcttgttttctttatctTGGCCGCCGGATTGGGCTTCTACATTGTTCACAGGATCAAGAACGCCGAGGTGATCGAGCCGTGGGAGCTCGACATTGGGCCTCATAGATTCAGGTACAACGACCTGAAGCAGGCCACCAGAGGGTTCAGGGATAAAGAGGTGATCGGGTTTGGTGGATTTGGTAAGGTTTACAAAGGGACATTGCCGAATTCAGAAACCCAAGTGGCGGTTAAGCGAATTTCGAACGAGTCGAGGCAGGGTCTGCAGGAATTCGTGTCGGAAATCGCCACCATTGGCCGTCTCAGGCACAGGAATTTAGCGCAGTTGTTGGGGTGGTGTCGCCGGCGCGGAGATTTGCTGCTTGTGTATGATTTTATGCCTAATGGGAGCTTGGATAAATATTTATTTGAGAAGCCAAAAGCAATTTTGAGCTGGGAACAGAGGTTCAAGATAGCTCAAAATGTAGCTTCTGGCTTATTGTATTTGCACGAAGGTTGGGAGCAGACTGTGATTCATAGGGACATAAAAGCAGGAAACGTTCTTTTGGATTCTGAGATGAACGGACGGCTTGGAGATTTCGGTCTTGCTAAATTGTATGAGCATGGAGCAAACCCTACAACAACTAGGGTTGCTGGGACACTGGGTTACCTCGCTCCGGAGTTGACTCGGACCGGAAAACCGACTCCGAGCTCGGATGTGTTTGCTCTTGGTGCTCTCCTGCTGGAGCTGGTGTGTGGGAGGAGACCCATTGAACCAAAAGCCCTGCCGGAGGAGCTGATATTGGTTGATTGGGTTTGGGAGAAGTGGATGGCCGGCTTAATTCTTGAAGTTGTGGACCACAGATTGGGGGGTGAGTTTGATGATCTGGAGGCCGTTGTGGTGCTGAAGCTAGGGCTGATGTGTTCAAATAATTCCCCCAGGGCAAGGCCCACAATGAGGCAGGTGGTGAGGTACTTGGAGGGTGAGGCGGCGCTGCCTGACGCAGTGGCGTCTCCCGGGGCTTATGATGGGAAGAAGGGTGGCAGCGATGGCGGTGGAACGGGTGGTGAGTTTTGA